The following coding sequences are from one Candidatus Desulfofervidus auxilii window:
- a CDS encoding class II fructose-bisphosphate aldolase, producing the protein MTRISYWEKDGLIVTDVATLRDKIIDELVYTAVFAEDITLKNAARWSIRALALALDIIPSSIHELYMAIGRKEIGGFTVPAVNIRGMTYDVVRQIFKLSKKEAIGPFIFEIAKTEISYTDQRPAEYASCILAAAIKEGYKGPVFIQGDHFQFSRRKFSEDPEAELESIKILTQEAIEAGFFNIDIDASTLVDYSRPTLIEQQKENYEYTAKLTNFIRKIEPKGITISIGGEIGHIGGKNSTVEEFEAFMEGYLNTLKQFGEMPGISKISVQTGTSHGGIPLPDGTVAKVKLDFEVLRSISKVAREKYGLSGAVQHGASTLPDELFDKFPEVGTAEIHLATGFQNIIYEYLPEDIRQEIYEYLKTNFKKEWKEGLTEQQFIYKTRKKGFGPFKKTLWELPKEVKEKILNELYKKFYLIFQKLNVFQTKSYIEKYISPLKVNLPKPAGLLE; encoded by the coding sequence CTGACAAGAATATCTTATTGGGAAAAGGATGGTTTAATTGTTACAGATGTTGCTACTTTAAGAGATAAAATTATTGATGAACTTGTATATACAGCTGTATTTGCTGAAGATATTACTTTAAAAAATGCAGCTAGATGGAGTATCAGAGCTTTAGCACTTGCCTTAGACATCATCCCATCTTCTATTCATGAGCTTTATATGGCTATTGGAAGGAAAGAAATTGGTGGTTTTACAGTGCCTGCTGTGAATATTCGTGGGATGACCTATGATGTAGTTCGCCAAATATTTAAACTTTCAAAAAAAGAGGCAATTGGTCCATTTATTTTTGAGATTGCAAAAACAGAAATTTCTTATACTGATCAACGGCCAGCAGAATATGCTTCATGTATACTTGCAGCAGCTATTAAGGAAGGATATAAAGGCCCTGTTTTTATTCAAGGAGACCATTTTCAATTTAGTCGAAGAAAATTTTCTGAAGATCCTGAAGCAGAACTTGAGTCAATAAAAATACTTACCCAAGAAGCTATAGAAGCAGGCTTTTTTAATATTGATATTGATGCTTCTACTTTAGTAGACTATAGTCGTCCTACTTTGATTGAACAACAGAAGGAAAATTATGAATATACAGCTAAACTTACTAATTTTATCAGAAAAATTGAACCAAAAGGGATAACTATTTCTATAGGTGGAGAAATTGGTCATATTGGAGGCAAAAATTCTACAGTAGAAGAATTTGAAGCCTTTATGGAAGGATATTTAAATACATTAAAACAATTTGGTGAAATGCCTGGAATAAGCAAAATTAGTGTACAAACAGGCACTTCTCATGGTGGCATTCCCTTACCTGATGGTACAGTTGCTAAAGTAAAGCTTGATTTTGAAGTACTAAGAAGTATTTCCAAAGTAGCTAGAGAAAAATATGGTCTATCAGGGGCGGTTCAACACGGTGCTTCTACTTTACCTGATGAATTATTTGATAAATTTCCTGAAGTAGGAACTGCTGAAATCCATCTTGCTACTGGTTTTCAAAACATTATTTATGAATATTTACCTGAAGACATTCGTCAAGAAATCTATGAATATCTTAAGACCAATTTTAAGAAAGAATGGAAAGAAGGTCTCACTGAACAACAATTTATTTATAAAACAAGAAAAAAGGGATTTGGCCCATTTAAAAAGACCTTATGGGAATTGCCAAAAGAAGTGAAAGAAAAAATCTTAAATGAATTATACAAAAAATTCTATCTTATTTTTCAAAAATTAAATGTTTTTCAAACCAAATCTTATATCGAAAAATACATTTCACCTTTAAAGGTAAACCTTCCCAAACCAGCAGGTTTATTAGAATAA
- the surE gene encoding 5'/3'-nucleotidase SurE — translation MRVLLTNDDGIYAQGLYALYEIFKKDHEVFIVAPENEQSAVGHAITLSYPLRVKEIYRNGIFYGYAVSGTPADAVKIAVNELISPPPDIVISGINAGPNVGINVLYSGTVSAATEAAILGISAMAISLDAYTRPDFKIAATFAYILAEKLPKLELPPGVCLNVNIPALPLEKIKGIAFTRQATIPLRDRFEKRIDPRHHVYYWEAGDGFLYEPEPDTDIYALTQGMISITPIHHDLTNYHTLEQLRNTPFIKINNTMLDRNKDII, via the coding sequence ATGCGAGTACTCCTTACTAATGATGATGGCATTTATGCTCAGGGTCTTTATGCTCTTTATGAGATATTTAAAAAAGACCATGAAGTTTTTATTGTTGCTCCAGAAAACGAACAAAGTGCTGTTGGTCATGCCATTACTTTAAGTTATCCTTTAAGGGTAAAAGAAATTTATCGCAATGGAATTTTTTACGGTTATGCTGTAAGTGGCACACCTGCTGATGCAGTAAAGATTGCAGTTAATGAATTAATCTCCCCACCTCCTGATATAGTAATCTCTGGGATAAATGCTGGCCCAAATGTAGGCATAAATGTGCTTTATTCAGGCACAGTTTCTGCAGCAACTGAAGCAGCTATTTTAGGTATTTCAGCTATGGCAATTTCTTTGGACGCTTATACTAGACCTGATTTTAAAATAGCAGCTACATTTGCATATATTCTGGCAGAAAAATTACCTAAATTAGAATTGCCACCAGGAGTTTGCTTAAATGTTAATATTCCTGCCCTTCCTTTAGAAAAAATAAAAGGAATAGCCTTCACCCGTCAAGCTACTATACCTTTACGAGATCGTTTTGAAAAAAGGATTGATCCAAGGCATCATGTTTATTATTGGGAAGCTGGAGATGGTTTTCTTTATGAACCAGAACCAGATACTGATATTTATGCTTTAACACAAGGGATGATCTCTATTACTCCCATCCACCATGACCTAACCAATTACCATACCTTAGAACAACTTAGAAACACACCTTTTATTAAAATAAACAACACAATGCTTGACAGGAATAAAGACATAATTTAA